GGACAGAGAATTCTGGCTGGTCTTTGCTTTCAGGAATTAAAGGATCAGACTTCTTTACGAATAACGACTTGTTAAAAGATTCGCAAGGGTTATATAGAGTAGATAATCATGCTTGGTTATGGGTTGCACCAGATGCATCAATATTTCATGCTGGACCAAGCGAGCAAATGAACTGGATTGATTTACAAGGAAATGGGTCTGTAAGTTCCGCAGGTTTACGTGCAAATGATACATACAGTATGAAAGGTACTACGGTAATGTTTGATATTGGTAAGCTTTTGAAAGTGGGAGGTTCAGAATCTTACTCAAGTTTAACTCCAGCAAAATCTAATTCTTTTGTAATTGATATTAATGGCGGTTTTGGAACTATACCCTCTGTTACTTCAACCAGTAATAATTTGTTTTTTTCTAGAACCATGCATAATAGTACGGTATTACCAGACGGGTCGGTTTTGGTTACTGGTGGTCTTGATCATGCTGAGGTCTTTACAGATAACGGTGCTAGGTTAACTTCTGAATTATATAACCCTGAAACAAATTTATGGAGTACGGTTGCAGGAATGGCAACTCCACGAACATATCATAGTGTTGCAATCCTAATGCCTAATGGTAAAGTATTTGTAGGCGGCGGTGGATTATGTACTTATTTTTCTGATGATTGTCAAAATCATTTTAATGCTGAAATTTATAGCCCACCTTATCTTTTTAATTCTGATAATAGTTTGGCAGTAAGACCAACAATAACAGCTCCGGAAGCTGTTAATTATAATTCATTGGTGAATGTTACTGGTACAGCAGGAATACAAGAGTTTAGTTTAATTAGACTTTCTTCAGCAACGCATAGTACAAATAATGAGCAAAGAAGAATCCCGGTAGATTTTACTTCTGTAGATTCAAATTATTCTTTAAGTATACCAAATGAAAATCTTCTTCCACCAGGATATTATATGCTATTTGCATTGAACGCAAACGGAGTACCTTCTGAAGCTGAGATTATGAAGATTGGAGAAAATGTAACCTCTAACATCTTGCCTGATGATTTACTGGTTTCCTTAAATTTTGACGAAAATTCTGGAATTTTAGTTAATGATGAGACTATAAATAATAATGATTTTGTTATTAAAGAAAGAACTGATGAAGGTCAACCTACTGTAGCTAATGACCATACTTGGGGTGGTAATGGAGTTTATGAAAAAGGCTTAGAATTAGATGGTAAATATCATTCAAGTAACTCTATTTTGGAATTACCTTATAATCAGAATATAGCTCAAATTCAAAATGGAATTACCGTTATGGCATGGGTTTATAGAGATGGTAGTAGCGTTGTACCACAAACAGGTAAACCTGCTAATGTTGCCATTTTTGCGCATAATTACCCAGCAATGTTTACTGGTTTTCATAATTCTTTATTGAAGTGGTCTTTTGCTACTTCTGGAGGCTTTACGGATTGTTACGGTGGATATGCCCCCTTAAATCAGTGGGTTCATTTAGCGGTAACTTATGACGGGCAAACTGCTAGATTGTATTCTAACGGTATAGAAATATGCAATAGCCCATTAACAGGGACTATGTTGCTTAGGAATGATTCTAATGTAAGAAGTAATTTTACAATTTCAGGTTTTTATGAGCATAGGACCAATTTGCCTGTTGTTCCTTACGGAAATAAAAGTGGCATCACCGATGAGTTAGATGGAAGAATTGATGATTTTAAATTATTTAAACGTCCTCTTTCCGCCAATGAAATAAAACAATATTATAATGTAGGATTGTCAACTAATACTCCCGGTATAGCTAATTGTAATGAAGGATTAATTATTCCTGAGTACAAAATTAATAATGGTGATTGGATTCAAGGAAACAGAATTAGTGCTCCATTAGGAAGTAGAGTTTATATAAGAGCAAAAAATTATAATGACAGCTATTTTATTACAACACCGCAATATGATGGTCCTACATTTAATAGTATAAATGATAGCAATAGATTAACAGCTGAAGGAGCATATCAACTTGATACTTTTGTTCAAAAATTTGATTATTACAGATGGGGAAATCCTGATAGGGGAAATGGACTTGTTGATGACTCTAATGTTGGTCAATTTGTATTAACAACTGTAGATGGTTGCCCTACAGTAATTAATTTTAAAATTGGTGCAATTTCCGATAATAATGAACCGCCTAATGCTGTTGCAAACGCAAGTACATTTACAGGAAATTCACCTTTAACGGTTAATTTTACAGGTAGTAATTCTACTGATGATGATGGTATTGATAATTATTCATGGAATTTTGGAGACGGAAGTGTTTCTTCTCTTATTAATCCTCAACATACCTTTACAACGATTGGTACATACAATGTAGTTTTAAGCGTTACAGATACAGATGGATCTATTGATACTGATAATTTAACAATTGATGTAAAAAGCGAAAATTCTTGTCCTGACGGCCTATTAAACGATGACGTTTCAATGGTCCTGTCGCTGGGCAATTTCGTTGGGGGCATAGATTCCGTAATCGGGACCGATGTAGAGACCAATGGCAGTCCATGCGGTATCGAGGTTGTGAACAATGATAGTAACCAGCCATGGGGCCGTTACCGGATTACGATCCGTCTATCCGATTATGGTATCTCCATAGGAGATGAGCTTTTGATAGGATTGGACGGTAAGGACGGAAGCGGGGCCGCTCGCTTGGAGATAAGCCTGAACGATACGCCGAACACATCCATAGGGTCATATAATTATGGTGCCGATTGGAGCAGGTTCGAGACCACGGTCACCGTTCCGAGCGGGACGAACACGTTGGATCTGTGGATGTTCAGCAACTATGCCGTGAACACCCCCGGCACCGCTTATTACGATAACCTCAGGGTGGTGAACCTGAGTGCCGCGCCACCATGTGATGGCCTGGGCTATACAATTTATTATGCGGACACGGACGGTGACGGCTATGGCGATCCCAACAGTACATTGGAAGCTTGTACGGTACCGACAGGATATGTGACGGATAATACGGACTGCAACGATAACGAAGCATTGTCGTATCCCGGCAATGTGGAAGTGTGCGACGGTATCGACAATGACTGCGACGGGGATATAGATGAGGACTTTACTTTGACCACCTATTATTTAGATACGGACGGTGACGGCTATGGCGATCCCAACAATACATTGGAAGCTTGTACGGTACCGACGGGATATGTAACGGATAATACGGACTGCAACGATAACGAAGCATTGTCGTATCCTGGCAATGTAGAAGTGTGCGACGGTATCGACAATGACTGCGACGGGGATATAGATGAGGACTTTACTTTGACCACCTATTATTTGGATACGGACGGTGACGGCTATGGCGATCCCAACAATATATTGGAAGCTTGTACGGTACCGACAGGATATGTGACGGATAATACGGACTGTAACGATGGCGAAGCATTGTCGTATCCCGGCAATGTGGAAGTATGCGACGGTATCGACAATGACTGCGACGGGGATATAGATGAAGAACTCAATTGTTTTGTAGAGTGTCCTGACGGCCTATTAAACGATGACGTTTCAATGGTCCTGTCGCTGGGCAATTTCGTTGGTGGCATAGATTCCGTAATCGGGACCGATGTAGAGACCAATGGCAGTCCATGCGGTATCGAGGTTGTGAACAATGATAGTAACCAGCCATGGGGCCGTTACCGGATTACGATCCGTCTATCCGATTATGGTATCTCCATAGGAGATGAGCTTTTGATAGGATTGGACGGTAAGGACGGAAGCGGGGCCGCTCGCTTGGAGATAAGCCTGAACGATACGCCGAACACATCCATAGGGTCATATAATTATGGTGCCGATTGGAGCAGGTTCGAGACCACCGTCACCGTTCCGAGCGGGACGAACACGTTGGATCTTTGGATGTTCAGCAACTATGCCGTGAACACCCCCGGCACCGCTTATTACGATAACCTCAGGGTGGTGAACCTGAGTGCCGCGCCACCATGTGATGGTCTGGGCTATACAATTTATTATGCGGACACGGACGGTGACGGCTATGGCGACCCCAACAGTACATTGGAAGCTTGTACGGTACCGACAGGATATGTGACGGATAATACGGACTGCAACGATAACGAAGCATTGTCGTATCCCGGCAATGTGGAAGTGTGCGACGGTATCGACAATGACTGCGACGGGGATATAGATGAGGACTTTACTTTGACCACCTATTATTTAGATACGGACGGTGACGGCTATGGCGATCCCAACAATACATTGGAAGCTTGTACGGTACCGACGGGATATGTAACGGATAATACGGACTGCAACGATAACGAAGCATTGTCGTATCCTGGCAATGTAGAAGTGTGCGACGGTATCGACAATGACTGCGACGGGGATATAGATGAGGACTTTACTTTGACCACCTATTATTTGGATACGGACGGTGACGGCTATGGCGATCCCAACAATATATTGGAAGCTTGTACGGTACCGACAGGATATGTGACGGATAATACGGACTGTAACGATGGCGAAGCATTGTCGTATCCCGGCAATGTGGAAGTATGCGACGGTATCGACAATGACTGCGACGGGGATATAGATGAAGAACTCAATTGTTTTGTAGAGTGTCCTGACGGCCTATTAAACGATGACGTTTCAATGGTCCTGTCGCTGGGCAATTTCGTTGGGGGCATAGATTCCGTAATCGGGACCGATGTAGAGACCAATGGCAGTCCATGCGGTATCGAGGTTGTGAACAATGATAGTAACCAGCCATGGGGCCGTTACCGGATTACGATCCGTCTATCCGATTATGGTATCTCCATAGGAGATGAGCTTTTGATAGGATTGGACGGTAAGGACGGAAGCGGGGCCGCTCGCTTGGAGATAAGCCTGAACGATACGCCGAACACATCCATAGGGTCATATAATTATGGTGCCGATTGGAGCAGGTTCGAGACCACGGTCACCGTTCCGAGCGGGACGAACACGTTGGATCTTTGGATGTTCAGCAACTATGCCGTGAACACCCCCGGCACCGCTTATTACGATAACCTCAGGGTGGTGAACCTGAGTGCCGCGCCACCATGTGATGGTCTGGGCTATACAATTTATTATGCGGACACGGACGGTGACGGCTATGGCGACCCCAACAGTACATTGGAAGCTTGTACGGTACCGACAGGATATGTGACGGATAATACGGACTGCAACGATAACGAAGCATTGTCGTATCCCGGCAATGTGGAAGTGTGCGACGGTATCGACAATGACTGCGACGGGGATATAGATGAGGACTTTACTTTGACCACCTATTATTTAGATACGGACGGTGACGGCTATGGCGATCCCAACAATACATTGGAAGCTTGTACGGTACCGACGGGATATGTAACGGATAATACGGACTGCAACGATAACGAAGCATTGTCGTATCCTGGCAATGTAGAAGTGTGCGACGGTATCGACAATGACTGCGACGGGGATATAGATGAGGACTTTACTTTGACCACCTATTATTTGGATACGGACGGTGACGGCTATGGCGATCCCAACAATATATTGGAAGCTTGTACGGTACCGACAGGATATGTGACGGATAATACGGACTGTAACGATGGCGAAGCATTGTCGTATCCCGGCAATGTGGAAGTATGCGACGGTATCGACAATGACTGCGACGGGGATATAGATGAAGAACTCAATTGTTTTGTAGAGTGTCCTGACGGCCTATTAAACGATGACGTTTCAATGGTCCTGTCGCTGGGCAATTTCGTTGGTGGCATAGATTCCGTAATCGGGACCGATGTAGAGACCAATGGCAGTCCATGCGGTATCGAGGTTGTGAACAATGATAGTAACCAGCCATGGGGCCGTTACCGGATTACGATCCGTCTATCCGATTATGGTATCTCCATAGGAGATGAGCTTTTGATAGGATTGGACGGTAAGGACGGAAGCGGGGCCGCTCGCTTGGAGATAAGCCTGAACGATACGCCGAACACATCCATAGGGTCATATAATTATGGTGCCGATTGGAGCAGGTTCGAGACCACCGTCACCGTTCCGAGCGGGACGAACACGTTGGATCTTTGGATGTTCAGCAACTATGCCGTGAACACCCCCGGCACCGCTTATTACGATAACCTCAGGGTGGTGAACCTGAGTAATAATATTTCAACATCGAAGACATTAAATACCATAAGTAATATAGACGTAAGTCAAAATTATTTAAGTGTAAATAATGACCCTAGTGAAATGGTATTATCTCCTAATCCTGTATCCGAATTTTTAACAATACATTTTATTGAAGAGTTCAACCTTGAAGGTATTCAAATTCATGATAATTTAGGAAGGTTATTAAAGGAAATGACTAACTACAAAGGAGATAGTGTCGTAATTAATATGAGTCAGTTTAGTTCAGGAACTTATTTTATTACTGCAATTAATACTGAAGGTTTAACAATTCAAAAAAAGGTGGTTGTTATAAGATGATAAAATTTTAATTTAAGAAAAAAGTATTAGTGTTTTTTATTAATGGAATAATTGAATTAAGTTGTTTTTTGTTTAAAGTAATTTTCTTTAATTCATTAATATGGCCCATATTGTGAGCGTCGGAGGCAATAAAGTCAAACTTTAAATCGTCTAATAATTTGTATGCAATTTTTTGAATAGTCTTACCATAAAAACCGCTTATGGAAAGAATATTTAATTGGAAAAATACACCTTTAGACTTATAATATGTATAAATGTTTTTTTTGCTAAATAAATAAGCATATCTCTCAGGATGAGCTAATATAGGATGAAATCCATTCTCCTTAATTTTATCTATAGATTGTTCAAAATTTATGGAAGCCTGTAAATATGACATTTCTATTAAGAGATACCTTTTAGATAAAGGCATTATTTTTTTTTCTTCTATTAGTTTTTCAAAACCTGAATCGATCATATGTTCAGCAGCAACATTGATATTTACATGATTTAGATTACTCATTTTTAATCCATTTTTAAGCAGACTTAAAGAACTGTTTATTGTAGTAGGGTTGTTGGGATAATAATTTTCCATGATATGAGGAGTACAAATAAAATCAGAAACACCAAATTCACCAAACCCTTTGATTAGATCTAAAGAATCTGTAACAGATTTTGAGCCGTCATCTATTCCTGGTAAAATATGATTATGAATATCAATAAACCCTTCAAGATGATCAATTATATAATTTTTTTTACTAAAAAAGCTGAGCATAAATAAAATTTGAATTTTTGATTTTTTTCCTTTACCGTTATAATATTTCATTATATAACGGTGGAAATTGTAATTTGTGGTGAAAAAATAAGAGAGAATGAACGGAAATTTTCAATTTGGCTATTTTCGATGCGAAATTAATGATTAGACCTTAATTTCCCCGAGATATCACCAAATAATATTTTTATAGTTTTATTTCGTTAAAGTCTCTAATTTTCAACTTTTTTCATAAACTAATAATTTCTGTTTTTTAGATCCTAGCTACCTTAATAAAAGTTTATGATATCAGTTTGAAAAAAATTGTTTCCCTTTTAATTGACATTTCTATATTACCTTAAACAGCTATAGTTTTTCCTTTATTTCAATGACTTTATGAATATTATCTCATTTTTACCTTCATTGATTTCAAAATTTAATTTAACAAGCTCTAAGTTCTTGTTATTGGATAACAATAAGAAATCAAATGTTCTAAGTAAAAATTAGTCTTAAACCTTGGGTTATATTATACGTAAAAACTAAAAAAAATAGTGTTTTAATATCTAGAGCACCGGTTTATACTATTAATTTGCGAAGTATATCTTTAGATTTTTCTTCACCTAATTCTAAGTTTCCAATTGGTAGACTATATTCGTCATGTCTTGTGGATTAAAGTAATAGTATATTTTTCAGTTGTAATGTACTTGGCCTTATAAAAACAGATTTGTTCTCTAGTGAATCTACCACTGAGTAAAGATGTGTTTTTAAGATTAAAATAATACTATTTTTTAATGTAAATAATTAATATACAGCTACTAATAAAAGTTATGACTAGTATAATTTTAAATTAAAAGGATTGTAGATTACTGAATATCTCACCTTGATACTTATTTTTACAAAAAGAAAAAACATGCTACATTTAAAATTAGCAACGGACCCACGTTGGGTTAACATTGTCGAAAATAATTTAGAAGAAATATTAACCGATCATGCATGGTGCGAACAAAAGGCTGCAACTAATGCAATTACGATTATTACGCTCAATTCTGAATACCCAGATTTAGTTACTGATTTACTTCTTTTAGCACAAGAAGAATTAGTACACTTTCAAATGGTTCATGATATTATTAAAAAACGTGGTTATACGCTTGGCAGAGAAAGAAGAGACAGTTATGTCAATGAACTCTATAAGTTTATGAATAAGGGTGGAAACAGACTACAGTCTATGGTAGATAGACTTTTGTTTTCTGCTATGATTGAGGCAAGAAGTTGTGAGCGTTTTAAATTACTTTCGCAAGAAATAAAAGATCCAGAGTTGTCTAAATTTTATCATGATTTAATGATTAGCGAAGCAGATCATTATACTACTTTTATTGGCTTTGCACGTAAATACGGTCAAGAAATTGACGTTGATAAACGTTGGAAAGAGTTGGTTGATTTTGAAGCAGAAGTAATTAAAAACTATGGCAAAGAAGAAACCATACACGGTTAATTTTAATGCTTCAATAACGAAATGAATTTAAATATTTAATCACTATTACCGATGACCTATTTCAATTGTTTATTCTCAACGAGAATGTAAATTTTCAAAAAATTTGTTTTTGTTTAGTAATATCAAGTAGTTCTAATGATTTCCTATTTCATTTTGCCAATAGGTCTAATCTTGAAAGTTTTCCCTCGTTTCTAATTAATTAATTTGAATTTCAGATAAATAAAAGTCAACCTAATACTTATAGGTATGTTTATCAAATAAAGCAAAATTCAAATTCAAACTCATTTATTTCAAGCGTCATTTTTTTTTAAATATGTTCAAATAAGGAAGATGTTATAAAAAATATAAGTCCGATCTTAAGTATGTGTAAATAGAAGGGGTAAACTGAATGTATAAAATTTGTAATGGTGCCAATTCATTTTTGTTTACTTTTTTTTAATGTTTCGTTTTACTTCATTTATTTACGTATTATCTTTTAATTAAGGCTTTTAGCTTATTTTATTTAATGTAATACTTATCAATGTTAATAAAAATGTGGAAAACCTATTGCTTGTTAAGACAAAGCAAGGGGATTAAAATAAGACCTTTATGCTTCCATTATTTATAACAATTCCGAGACAAAATACTATGATCATAACCCATCTAGTCAAAAGAGATTTTACGACTAAACCTTTTCAGCTGCATAAAATAACAAATGCCATTTTAAAAGCCATGACGGCAGAAGAACAAGGTGGACCTGGAGATGCAGAACAAATTACTAAAAGTGTACATAATGCCTTGTTAGAGCGTAAGACTGCTGATGAAACCTATACGCCAACTGTTGAGGAAGTACAAGATTTCGTCGAGACAAAGTTGATGGAGGCGGGTTTTTTCGACGTAGCAAAAGCATATATAATTTATAGAAACGAGCAGGCTCAAAGGCGTAAGACTAATATTTTTGAAAAGCGTATTAATTTAAAACCTTATGAGTATCCACAACTTTACGAATACGTACCAGCTATAAGACACTCTTATTGGATTCATTCTGAATTTAATTTTACGAGCGATATTCAAGATTTTAAAACGGGATTATCGGAAGCTGAAAGAGTTGCATTAAAAAATACTATGTTGGCAATTTCACAAATAGAAGTTGCCGTTAAAAGTTTTTGGGGGGACATTTATCATAGAATGCCAAAACCCGAAATAGGTTCGGTAGGAGCTACTTTCGCAGAAAGTGAAGTTAGACATGCTGATGCTTATTCTCATTTACTAGAAATCCTAGGACTTAATAATGAGTTTAAAAATTTAAAGAAAAAACCTGTAATGATGAAGAGGGTACAGTATTTGGAAACTGCCCTTAAGAATGCACATAGTGACGATAACAAAGAATACGCAGAGTCTATTTTATTATTTTCTTTGTTTATAGAGCATGTTTCTTTGTTTTCCCAATTCTTAATTATAATGGCCTTTAATAAACATAAGAATATGTTTAAAGGTATATCCAATGTTGTAGAAGCTACCTCAAAAGAAGAGCAAATTCATGGAGATTTTGGTATTGATGTTATCAAGATAATTAAAAATGAAAATCCAGATTGGTTTAATGACGAAAAGAATATAATGATCCAGCAAATGTGTAGAGAAGCATTTATTGCAGAGAGTGAAATTGTTGATTGGATATTTGAAAAAGGTGAACTTGATTTCTTGCCCAAAAAAGTTGTAAATGAATTTATAAAAAACCGTTTCAATAATTCATTAGAAAGTATTGGGATTAAAAAAATATTTGAAGTAAATGAAGAATTATTAGCAGAAACTGAGTGGTTTGATGATGAAATTATAGGCACCAAACACGGCGATTTCTTCGTTAAACGATCAATCAATTATAGTAAAAGAACTAAAAGTATAACTAGCGACGACCTTTTTTAAATGAACGAATTAAACACTACCCACAAGATTAAAACTACTATTTCTGAAAGCGACCAACTAATACAAGCCAGAAAGGAAGCTTTAAAAAACCACAAAAATAATTCAGATTCTGGTTTCGAATGGCTTACACAACATAGTCGGGATTTTTTAAATTCGGGTTATTTGACAGAAGGAGTAACACCGGAACAACGTATTCGCGAAATTGCGGACAGAGCTGAAAGTATACTAAAGATTGATGGTTTTTCAGATAAATTCTATGGCTATATGTCAGATGGTTTTTATTCTTTAGCTTCACCGGTTTGGTCTAATTTCGGAAAAGAAAGAGGATTGCCAATTAGTTGTTTTGGCTCACATATAGATGATGATATGGGAAATATTTTATATACCCAGTCAGAAGTTGGTATGATGTCTAAAATGGGAGGGGGAACATCTGGATATTTTGGAAAAATTAGACATAGAGGTGCAGAAGTAAAAAATAATGGTCAAGCTTCTGGAGCGGTACATATTATGCAGCTTTTTGAGTCTATGGTGGATGTTGTGAGTCAAGGTTCTGTTCGTCGTGGCCGTTTTTCTCCTTATTTACCAGTAGAACATCCAGATATATCTGAGTTTTTAGAAATTGGCACGGAAGGTAATTCTATTCAGGAATTAACACACGGTGTAACCGTAACCAATGAATGGATGCAAGCAATGGTTGATGGTGATGTTGATAAACGAGCTATTTGGGCTAAAGTTTTACAGCGTCGTGGTGAAATGGGCTATCCGTATATATTTTTTAAAGATAACGCTAATAATGGTGCTGCCGATGTTTATAAAGACAAGCAGCATACAATTTTCGCAAGTAATCTTTGTACCGAGATTATGCTACCATCAAATGATAATTGGTCTTTTGTTTGTGTACTTTCCTCAATAAATGTTATGCATTTTAATAAATGGAAAAATACAGATGCGGTTGAAACTATGGTCTACTTTTTGGATGCCGTAATTACGGAGTTTCTTGAAAAACTTGAAGTATATCGCGATTCGGATAAACGAGAGGACAGGCAAACATTTTTGTTCATGGAACGTGCCTATAATTTTGCAAAGGAT
The genomic region above belongs to Maribacter hydrothermalis and contains:
- a CDS encoding MopE-related protein, coding for MQFNRKILFCLSISTLFLQLSFAQSLNQIGEWSDPIPFGIVPVAVANLPDGRLICWSSQFRDTFRDAADGSTFTEIFDPSIGLNGMALGETVTQTNHDMFCPGINNLPDGRILSAGGTTSQKTSIYDWRTNSWSAVNDMNIPRGYQGNVTLANGSVFTVGGSWGGGAYGNRDAEIWTENSGWSLLSGIKGSDFFTNNDLLKDSQGLYRVDNHAWLWVAPDASIFHAGPSEQMNWIDLQGNGSVSSAGLRANDTYSMKGTTVMFDIGKLLKVGGSESYSSLTPAKSNSFVIDINGGFGTIPSVTSTSNNLFFSRTMHNSTVLPDGSVLVTGGLDHAEVFTDNGARLTSELYNPETNLWSTVAGMATPRTYHSVAILMPNGKVFVGGGGLCTYFSDDCQNHFNAEIYSPPYLFNSDNSLAVRPTITAPEAVNYNSLVNVTGTAGIQEFSLIRLSSATHSTNNEQRRIPVDFTSVDSNYSLSIPNENLLPPGYYMLFALNANGVPSEAEIMKIGENVTSNILPDDLLVSLNFDENSGILVNDETINNNDFVIKERTDEGQPTVANDHTWGGNGVYEKGLELDGKYHSSNSILELPYNQNIAQIQNGITVMAWVYRDGSSVVPQTGKPANVAIFAHNYPAMFTGFHNSLLKWSFATSGGFTDCYGGYAPLNQWVHLAVTYDGQTARLYSNGIEICNSPLTGTMLLRNDSNVRSNFTISGFYEHRTNLPVVPYGNKSGITDELDGRIDDFKLFKRPLSANEIKQYYNVGLSTNTPGIANCNEGLIIPEYKINNGDWIQGNRISAPLGSRVYIRAKNYNDSYFITTPQYDGPTFNSINDSNRLTAEGAYQLDTFVQKFDYYRWGNPDRGNGLVDDSNVGQFVLTTVDGCPTVINFKIGAISDNNEPPNAVANASTFTGNSPLTVNFTGSNSTDDDGIDNYSWNFGDGSVSSLINPQHTFTTIGTYNVVLSVTDTDGSIDTDNLTIDVKSENSCPDGLLNDDVSMVLSLGNFVGGIDSVIGTDVETNGSPCGIEVVNNDSNQPWGRYRITIRLSDYGISIGDELLIGLDGKDGSGAARLEISLNDTPNTSIGSYNYGADWSRFETTVTVPSGTNTLDLWMFSNYAVNTPGTAYYDNLRVVNLSAAPPCDGLGYTIYYADTDGDGYGDPNSTLEACTVPTGYVTDNTDCNDNEALSYPGNVEVCDGIDNDCDGDIDEDFTLTTYYLDTDGDGYGDPNNTLEACTVPTGYVTDNTDCNDNEALSYPGNVEVCDGIDNDCDGDIDEDFTLTTYYLDTDGDGYGDPNNILEACTVPTGYVTDNTDCNDGEALSYPGNVEVCDGIDNDCDGDIDEELNCFVECPDGLLNDDVSMVLSLGNFVGGIDSVIGTDVETNGSPCGIEVVNNDSNQPWGRYRITIRLSDYGISIGDELLIGLDGKDGSGAARLEISLNDTPNTSIGSYNYGADWSRFETTVTVPSGTNTLDLWMFSNYAVNTPGTAYYDNLRVVNLSAAPPCDGLGYTIYYADTDGDGYGDPNSTLEACTVPTGYVTDNTDCNDNEALSYPGNVEVCDGIDNDCDGDIDEDFTLTTYYLDTDGDGYGDPNNTLEACTVPTGYVTDNTDCNDNEALSYPGNVEVCDGIDNDCDGDIDEDFTLTTYYLDTDGDGYGDPNNILEACTVPTGYVTDNTDCNDGEALSYPGNVEVCDGIDNDCDGDIDEELNCFVECPDGLLNDDVSMVLSLGNFVGGIDSVIGTDVETNGSPCGIEVVNNDSNQPWGRYRITIRLSDYGISIGDELLIGLDGKDGSGAARLEISLNDTPNTSIGSYNYGADWSRFETTVTVPSGTNTLDLWMFSNYAVNTPGTAYYDNLRVVNLSAAPPCDGLGYTIYYADTDGDGYGDPNSTLEACTVPTGYVTDNTDCNDNEALSYPGNVEVCDGIDNDCDGDIDEDFTLTTYYLDTDGDGYGDPNNTLEACTVPTGYVTDNTDCNDNEALSYPGNVEVCDGIDNDCDGDIDEDFTLTTYYLDTDGDGYGDPNNILEACTVPTGYVTDNTDCNDGEALSYPGNVEVCDGIDNDCDGDIDEELNCFVECPDGLLNDDVSMVLSLGNFVGGIDSVIGTDVETNGSPCGIEVVNNDSNQPWGRYRITIRLSDYGISIGDELLIGLDGKDGSGAARLEISLNDTPNTSIGSYNYGADWSRFETTVTVPSGTNTLDLWMFSNYAVNTPGTAYYDNLRVVNLSNNISTSKTLNTISNIDVSQNYLSVNNDPSEMVLSPNPVSEFLTIHFIEEFNLEGIQIHDNLGRLLKEMTNYKGDSVVINMSQFSSGTYFITAINTEGLTIQKKVVVIR
- a CDS encoding tyrosine-protein phosphatase; translated protein: MKYYNGKGKKSKIQILFMLSFFSKKNYIIDHLEGFIDIHNHILPGIDDGSKSVTDSLDLIKGFGEFGVSDFICTPHIMENYYPNNPTTINSSLSLLKNGLKMSNLNHVNINVAAEHMIDSGFEKLIEEKKIMPLSKRYLLIEMSYLQASINFEQSIDKIKENGFHPILAHPERYAYLFSKKNIYTYYKSKGVFFQLNILSISGFYGKTIQKIAYKLLDDLKFDFIASDAHNMGHINELKKITLNKKQLNSIIPLIKNTNTFFLN
- the miaE gene encoding tRNA-(ms[2]io[6]A)-hydroxylase; the protein is MLHLKLATDPRWVNIVENNLEEILTDHAWCEQKAATNAITIITLNSEYPDLVTDLLLLAQEELVHFQMVHDIIKKRGYTLGRERRDSYVNELYKFMNKGGNRLQSMVDRLLFSAMIEARSCERFKLLSQEIKDPELSKFYHDLMISEADHYTTFIGFARKYGQEIDVDKRWKELVDFEAEVIKNYGKEETIHG
- a CDS encoding ribonucleotide-diphosphate reductase subunit beta; the protein is MIITHLVKRDFTTKPFQLHKITNAILKAMTAEEQGGPGDAEQITKSVHNALLERKTADETYTPTVEEVQDFVETKLMEAGFFDVAKAYIIYRNEQAQRRKTNIFEKRINLKPYEYPQLYEYVPAIRHSYWIHSEFNFTSDIQDFKTGLSEAERVALKNTMLAISQIEVAVKSFWGDIYHRMPKPEIGSVGATFAESEVRHADAYSHLLEILGLNNEFKNLKKKPVMMKRVQYLETALKNAHSDDNKEYAESILLFSLFIEHVSLFSQFLIIMAFNKHKNMFKGISNVVEATSKEEQIHGDFGIDVIKIIKNENPDWFNDEKNIMIQQMCREAFIAESEIVDWIFEKGELDFLPKKVVNEFIKNRFNNSLESIGIKKIFEVNEELLAETEWFDDEIIGTKHGDFFVKRSINYSKRTKSITSDDLF
- a CDS encoding ribonucleoside-diphosphate reductase subunit alpha, which gives rise to MNELNTTHKIKTTISESDQLIQARKEALKNHKNNSDSGFEWLTQHSRDFLNSGYLTEGVTPEQRIREIADRAESILKIDGFSDKFYGYMSDGFYSLASPVWSNFGKERGLPISCFGSHIDDDMGNILYTQSEVGMMSKMGGGTSGYFGKIRHRGAEVKNNGQASGAVHIMQLFESMVDVVSQGSVRRGRFSPYLPVEHPDISEFLEIGTEGNSIQELTHGVTVTNEWMQAMVDGDVDKRAIWAKVLQRRGEMGYPYIFFKDNANNGAADVYKDKQHTIFASNLCTEIMLPSNDNWSFVCVLSSINVMHFNKWKNTDAVETMVYFLDAVITEFLEKLEVYRDSDKREDRQTFLFMERAYNFAKDNRALGLGVLGWHSLLQSEMLPFNSQKAYDLNNEIFRTIKTKSYKASEELASKFGEPEILKGYGRRNTTLNAVAPTTSSAFILGQVSQGIEPIWSNIYVKDIAKVKTTIKNPFLVDLLEEKGQNVTEVWRSIRERDGSVQHLDFLSDLEKDVFKTYSEIDQMDIIYQAANRQNHIDQGQSVNIIVHPEMPVKEINKIHVTAWKLGLKSLYYQHSMNAAQKFKQKKDCASCEA